From one Gossypium hirsutum isolate 1008001.06 chromosome D08, Gossypium_hirsutum_v2.1, whole genome shotgun sequence genomic stretch:
- the LOC107940414 gene encoding caffeic acid 3-O-methyltransferase-like — translation MHLASISSLPFTLKVAVYLGLLEIIAKAADTAFGTLSVSEIVSKLPTNNPDTLSILLIECSGFLATHSIVTCNQITDQDALTQRSYGLASVGKYFLQNEDGVPFAALLRLHLEKYVIECW, via the coding sequence ATGCATTTAGCTTCCATTTCATCACTCCCTTTCACTTTGAAAGTCGCCGTTTATCTCGGCTTGTTAGAGATCATAGCCAAAGCCGCCGACACTGCTTTTGGTACGCTGTCGGTTTCCGAGATCGTCTCTAAGCTCCCCACCAATAACCCAGACACCCTTTCCATATTGTTGATCGAATGCTCAGGCTTTTTAGCCACTCACTCCATCGTAACATGCAACCAAATCACCGACCAAGATGCTCTCACCCAAAGATCATACGGCCTTGCATCAGTCGGCAAATATTTCCTTCAAAATGAAGATGGAGTCCCCTTTGCTGCTTTGCTTCGTCTCCATCTCGAAAAATACGTAATCGAATGCTGGTAA
- the LOC107940418 gene encoding uncharacterized protein, which yields MSHSYQDVEPEFQYHKGETHDIIEFQVKDFKKDQLRVHFSSKGVLTVSGERPQEGGKRIRFRKDINSPKDCEPNEIRAKLSSGVLFITIPKNDAPQPPQQDSLKQVQQQDNGKLKQGGSSSEEAKGAMATPNENATMPKPESKSFISGLKMEKKTAIKVVANVTVVSLVFVVLFYVYKIYAPVIMHV from the exons ATGTCCCATTCCTACCAAGATGTTGAGCCTGAGTTCCAATACCACAAAGGAGAAACTCATGACATTATTGAGTTTCAAGTGAAAG ATTTTAAAAAGGATCAGCTCAGAGTTCATTTTAGCAGTAAAGGGGTTTTAACGGTTTCCGGTGAACGCCCTCAAGAGGGAGGTAAAAGGATTCGATTCCGCAAAGATATCAATTCTCCTAAAGACTGTGAACCGAATGAGATCCGCGCGAAATTAAGTTCCGGTGTTCTTTTCATCACAATACCAAAGAACGACGCCCCGCAACCTCCTCAACAGGATTCACTTAAGCAAGTGCAACAACAAGACAATGGAAAACTCAAACAAGGGGGAAGTTCAAGTGAAGAGGCTAAAGGAGCAATGGCTACACCAAATGAAAATGCTACAATGCCTAAGCCTGAATCCAAATCTTTTATTTCGGGGCTTAAAATGGAGAAAAAGACAGCAATAAAGGTTGTCGCCAATGTTACAGTTGTGTCATTGGTGTTTGTTGTGTTGTTTTATGTGTATAAAATTTATGCACCTGTGATTATGCATGTTTAG
- the LOC107940407 gene encoding caffeic acid 3-O-methyltransferase produces MNDSSLFCSSSNHEEEADVLQAMHLASISSLPFTLKVAVDLGLLDIIAEAADTPPGMVSVAEIVSKLPTNNPNAPSIVDRMLRLLAAHSILTCDQITGQDGLTQRSYGLASIGKYFVQNEDGVSFAALLRLHLEKYILECWKFLKDVTLEGGFSCKKAFGKHLFELLADDDDMSKSFNEAMSIYTTLIMNQVLETYRGFEGVSQVVDVGGGVGTNLKLIVSKHPQIRGINFDLPQVIKDAVPCPGVEHVAGDMFTEIPKAEVIFMKSMLHDWGDDRCLKLLKVCYDALPENGKIVSVESIIPEIPETDIITKTIFQRDVALFHILPGAKERTKQELEALAKQAGFSSLKIVCRVYNHWVMEICKAD; encoded by the exons ATGAATGATTCTTCACTGTTCTGCAGTTCATCAAATCACGAAGAAGAAGCTGACGTTTTGCAAGCCATGCATTTAGCTTCCATTTCATCACTCCCTTTCACTTTGAAAGTCGCCGTCGATCTCGGCTTGTTAGATATTATAGCCGAAGCCGCCGACACTCCTCCTGGTATGGTGTCGGTTGCTGAGATCGTCTCTAAGCTTCCCACCAATAATCCAAACGCCCCTTCCATTGTTGATCGAATGCTCAGGCTTTTGGCCGCTCACTCCATCTTGACCTGTGATCAAATCACTGGCCAAGATGGCCTGACCCAAAGATCGTATGGTCTTGCATCAATCGGTAAATACTTCGTTCAAAATGAAGATGGAGTCTCCTTTGCTGCTTTGCTTCGTCTCCATCTCGAAAAATACATCCTCGAATGCTG GAAATTCTTGAAGGATGTGACATTGGAGGGAGGATTCTCATGCAAGAAAGCTTTTGGGAAGCATTTGTTTGAGCTGCTGGCGGATGATGATGATATGTCGAAATCTTTCAATGAAGCAATGTCAATTTACACAACTTTAATAATGAACCAAGTTCTTGAAACTTACAGAGGATTTGAGGGTGTGAGCCAAGTGGTCGATGTGGGAGGTGGAGTTGGTACCAACCTTAAGCTCATTGTTTCAAAGCATCCACAGATTAGGGGCATTAATTTTGACCTACCCCAAGTCATTAAAGATGCAGTTCCTTGCCCAG GGGTTGAGCATGTAGCAGGAGATATGTTTACGGAAATTCCTAAAGCTGAAGTTATTTTCATGAAG TCGATGCTTCATGATTGGGGCGATGATAGATGCTTGAAGTTACTCAAAGTATGTTATGATGCATTGcctgaaaatggtaaaattgtatcGGTGGAATCCATTATACCGGAAATACCAGAGACAGACATTATAACGAAAACAATCTTCCAACGAGACGTAGCTTTGTTTCACATTCTTCCAGGTGCTAAAGAGAGGACCAAACAAGAGTTGGAGGCATTGGCCAAACAAGCTGGCTTCTCTTCTTTGAAAATCGTTTGTCGTGTTTATAACCATTGGGTTATGGAAATTTGCAAAGCTGATTGA
- the LOC107940416 gene encoding inactive protein RESTRICTED TEV MOVEMENT 2, translated as MQASKETSYEDFEPLCKWRRDQNCDKLEVHLQGFKRQQLKVEIHSSGILEIYGERLMEEGKSKRIISRFRKEFPVSEDYQRTQIHAKFYNGILHLVMPKQIPTISAAGDENNDGKASSSGTSYLTCLMKNKNIALEIMILAISLAIVGAYVKKYCQCSLE; from the exons ATGCAGGCTTCCAAGGAAACATCTTATGAAGATTTTGAGCCTTTGTGCAAATGGAGAAGGGATCAAAACTGTGACAAGCTTGAAGTCCATCTTCAAG GATTCAAAAGGCAGCAATTGAAAGTTGAGATTCACAGTTCTGGGATCTTGGAAATTTATGGAGAACGTCTAATGGAAGAAGGTAAATCGAAAAGAATAATAAGCAGATTCAGGAAAGAATTCCCAGTTTCAGAAGATTATCAACGAACCCAAATTCATGCAAAGTTCTATAACGGCATTCTTCATCTGGTAATGCCTAAACAAATTCCCACCATTTCTGCTGCTGGTGATGAGAATAATGATGGTAAAGCTTCAAGTAGTGGCACATCATATCTAACTTGCTTAATGAAGAATAAAAATATAGCTTTGGAAATCATGATATTAGCAATTTCTTTGGCAATTGTTGGGGCTTACGTAAAGAAATATTGTCAATGTTCTTTGGAATAA
- the LOC107898155 gene encoding nucleolar protein 58-like produces the protein MEDEKKKKEEVEGKNKDEECKNDVAEKLEVSEVGETTNKEEKKKDKDPEKKKKKDKEKEMEHEVEEEEGTGKKKKDKEKKKEKKSDNEDEQKKDKKKRDKEKKKEEKSDKEDDEKKKEKKHEDEEDKEEVSEELEEKNNKNKDRERKSKWKEEEEEEEKSKKKETDENEERKHGDRANNVKPETAIGSRDLQLEDIEKESDSGEKEENKQNDILMQIKEAEENNSEAADK, from the exons ATGGAagatgaaaagaagaagaaagaagaagttGAGGGGAAGAATAAGGACGAAGAGTGTAAAAATGATGTAGCAGAAAAGCTCGAGGTTAGTGAAGTTGGTGAGACAACGaataaagaagagaaaaagaaagacaaGGATCCAGAG aagaagaaaaagaaagacaagGAAAAGGAAATGGAGCACGAGGTTGAAGAAGAGGAAGGGACGGGAAAGAAGAAAAAGgataaagagaaaaagaaggaaaagaagtCAGATAATGAGGATGAACAAAAGAAGGACAAGAAGAAGAGGgataaggagaaaaagaaagaagagaagtcGGATAAAGAGGATGAT gagaaaaagaaagagaagaagcacGAGGATGAAGAGGACAAGGAAGAAGTAAGTGAAGAGTTAGAAGAGAAGAACAATAAGAATAAAGACAGAGAGAGGAAGTcgaaatggaaggaagaagaagaagaagaagagaagagcaAGAAGAAAGAAACCGATGAGAATGAGGAGAGGAAACACGGAGACAGGGCAAACAATGTGAAACCCGAGACTGCTATAGGCTCTAGGGATCTTCAACTAGAAGATATCGAGAAAGAATCGGACAGTGGAGAGAAGGAAGAGAACAAGCAGAACG ATATTTTGATGCAGATTAAAGAAGCTGAGGAGAATAATAGTGAAGCTGCTGACAAATGA